A window of Plantibacter sp. PA-3-X8 genomic DNA:
CGTCGCCAGCGGTGACGCCGCCGCCATCGTCATCTGGAACGACGCCGTCGATGCACTCGCCGAGGCCCTCGCCGGCATCACCGTCGTCGCCGCACCCACCGCCATCGTGATCGGCGGTGGGCTCGCCCTCGCCGGAGCCGCCCTCTTCGAGCCACTCGAGCACGGACTCCGCGAGCGCCTCGACGTCGTCCGTGTCCCGCAGCTCCTGCCCGCTCGTCACGGCGACGAGGCGGCCACGGTCGGTGCGGGGATCCTCGCTCGCCGACTGGTGACAGCCCGATGACGACCACCCCCGCACCGCGTCGCGTCGTGGTCGTGACGCCGAACCCGGCCGTCGACATCACCTACACGGTCGCCGAGCAGCAGCTCGGGGTCACGCAACGCGTCCAGTCCGTCGTGCGGCGTGCCGGCGGGAAGGGCGTGAACGTCGCCCGCGTCCTCGAGTCGCTCAGCGTCCCGACTCTGCAGGTGCTCCCCCTCGGTGGCGCCTCCGGCACCTGGCTCGCGGACGCCCTCACGGCCGACGACCTCCCCACCCGGGTCGTGGAGCTCCGCGCCGAGACACGCTCGACGGTCGCGGTCGTCGACGGCGTCCAGCATCCGACCCTCTTCGCCGAAGCCGGTCCGGTCGTGACGCCCGAGGAGTGGACCACCCTGACGACCGAGCTCCGACGCGCCCTCCACGACGCGAGCGCACTCGTCATCTCGGGCTCGCTCCCGCCGGCCACACCCGACGCCGTCGTCGAAGCCCTCGTCCGAACCGGGCACGACGCCGGCGTCCCCGTGATCGTCGACGTCAGCGGCACGGCGCTCCTCGCCGCGGCCCGCGCCGGTGCGACGATCCTCAAACCCAACCTCGACGAGGCCCTCGAAGCGACGGGCGCCGCCGATCTCGCATCGGCTCGCGCGGCTCTCCTCGCGCTCGGCGCCCGCGCGGTCGTCATCTCCCGTGGGGCCGACGGCCTCACCGCCGGAGACGCCGATGGTGCCCACGAGGTCCCGGCCGTCCCCGGCGTCAGCGGCAACCCGACCGGCGCCGGCGATGCCGCCACGGCCGGCCTGGTCGCAGCACTCCGCGCGGGAGCCACACTTCCCGAGGCACTCCGCACGGCGGCGGCGGCAGGTGCTGCGGCCGTGCTCGAACCGATCGCCGGCGCGATCGACCTCGCCGCCTTCCACCGATTCCTCGACGCACCCGACCCCATTGGAGCAACCGAATGACCACCGCCCTCGAATTCACCACGCTCCTCGCCAACGCCTCGTCCTCGAACGCCGGCATCGCGGCGTGCAACGTGGTCCTCCTCGAGCACGCGGAGGCGATCGTCGCCGGCGCCGAGGAGGCCGGGCTGCCGGTCATCCTGCAGATCAGCGAGAACTGCGTGCGGTACCACGGGTCGCTCGCCCCCATCACACTCGCCTCGCTGGCCATCGCCCGTGCAGCGACGGTCCCGGTCCTCGTCCACCTCGACCACGTGGAGTCGGCCGAGCTCGTGCGCGAGGGTGTCGAGCTCGGCGTGGACAGCGTGATGTACGACGCCTCGACCCTGCCGTACGACGAGAACGTCCGCGCGACGAAGGAGATCGTGGACTTCTGCCACGCGCGCGGCGTGGCCGTCGAAGCGGAGCTCGGCGAGGTCGGCGGGAAGGACGGCGTCCACGCTCCGGGCGCACGCACGGTGCCCGCAGAGGCCGTCGCGTTCGTCGCTGCGACCGGCGTCGACGCCCTGGCCGTGGCCGTCGGCACCTCGCACGCGATGACGAGCCGGGAGGCCGCCGTCGACCACGCGCTGATCGCACAGCTCCGCCGCGAGGTGCCCGTCCCGCTCGTGCTGCACGGTTCCTCCGGGCTCCCCGACGACGAGCTCCGCGCGGCGGTCCGTTCCGGGATGACGAAGATCAACCTCTCGACGCACCTCAACGGCTTGTTCACCCGGGCGGTGCGCGACGTCCTCGACGAGCAGCCGAAGCTCGTCGACCCCCGCACCTACGTGCGGGCCGGGCGCAGCGCGGTCGCGGCCGAGACCGCGCGGATCCTGCGCCTCCTTGCGACGGACTGAGCACTCCCAGCAATCCCACAGCAACACGCAACGCTGAGCTGTTAATATATATTGTGTTGGAGTTCTTCCAACGCCTCCACCGGTAACCGATCGTCCCCCGCGATCACCCTCCGGCCTCCCGAGCCCGATATCCCTTCGGGTGCGCGGGAGATACGGCCACCCCTCCCCTAGGTGCGGTGGCCCGAAGCTCTGCGACACCGCCGGTCGATGCTCGGGTCCAACCTCGGGCATCGACCCGCGCAAGCACTGACGCCAGGCATTCCCAGGTCGTTCTCAGCTTGGTCGCGTACGTTCGTTCCTCGAGTGCCGATGTCACAACCGGCTTCCGTGTGCAGAGTCCACACCTCCACGGATACGCCGATGCTCCCGACACGACACCACCAGCCGTCATCCAGAACGGCGAAGAACGATCCACCGGACGGCCCCAGCCGACCAGCGCAGCCGAATCTCGGCGCAGCTGCATACCGGACGGTCTCGTCGCTCCATCCATGCGACCTGCACCGATCGTCATCGCATTCCCCCTCTGGAACCGGCCCATCCATCATCCGTAACACCAGAATCGAGAACCACCATGTCCATCACTCAGACTCGGACCCCAGCGTCCTCCAACCGTTCCGCGGGCACCGCCGTCCACGGCCGCGGTCACTCCACCGAGAAGCTCACCTACCGCTTCGGTCTCCGCACCCGGGAGACCGGTGCGGAGCAGCGCGGCTCCAGCAGTGCGGCCAACCGCCGCGGCTGAGCCGCCTCACCGCTCCAATCGACGCCCCCGCACGGCTTGACCGTGCGGGGGCGTCGTGCGTCCAGAACCGGCGCCGATCCCGGCCGCTCCGGAGTTCGGACGATCGTACGGACGACCACGGCGTCCCAGGTGGG
This region includes:
- a CDS encoding class II fructose-bisphosphate aldolase is translated as MTTALEFTTLLANASSSNAGIAACNVVLLEHAEAIVAGAEEAGLPVILQISENCVRYHGSLAPITLASLAIARAATVPVLVHLDHVESAELVREGVELGVDSVMYDASTLPYDENVRATKEIVDFCHARGVAVEAELGEVGGKDGVHAPGARTVPAEAVAFVAATGVDALAVAVGTSHAMTSREAAVDHALIAQLRREVPVPLVLHGSSGLPDDELRAAVRSGMTKINLSTHLNGLFTRAVRDVLDEQPKLVDPRTYVRAGRSAVAAETARILRLLATD
- a CDS encoding 1-phosphofructokinase family hexose kinase; this translates as MTTTPAPRRVVVVTPNPAVDITYTVAEQQLGVTQRVQSVVRRAGGKGVNVARVLESLSVPTLQVLPLGGASGTWLADALTADDLPTRVVELRAETRSTVAVVDGVQHPTLFAEAGPVVTPEEWTTLTTELRRALHDASALVISGSLPPATPDAVVEALVRTGHDAGVPVIVDVSGTALLAAARAGATILKPNLDEALEATGAADLASARAALLALGARAVVISRGADGLTAGDADGAHEVPAVPGVSGNPTGAGDAATAGLVAALRAGATLPEALRTAAAAGAAAVLEPIAGAIDLAAFHRFLDAPDPIGATE